A window of Oncorhynchus kisutch isolate 150728-3 linkage group LG10, Okis_V2, whole genome shotgun sequence contains these coding sequences:
- the LOC109898473 gene encoding probable G-protein coupled receptor 146 produces MWSCIAYNETDSSPEHRLCQDFGLILSVFSLFYLMVCFPIGLCYNALLVVVHLSNKMSMTMPDVYFVNMAIAGLVLNLVAPVALLGPSFTRWPVWEYNNEIYITLLILFNVSSLVIMYSTTLLSLDYYIERALPRTYMSSVYNTKHVCGFIWGGAVLTSFSSLLFYVCNHVSTKIIECSKMQNKEAADAIMMFIGYVVPAVAVLYAFVLILRIRKESTPLDQDSSRLDPSIHRLLLASVCMQFVLWTPYYMTLLVHTIAGAPGSYGSNNKQRFTIDFFLRCLSELLAFSSSFVMPLMYRQMNKNFSHKLQRLLKRLNCRGTPCPHEHSSVQQVAT; encoded by the coding sequence ATGTGGAGCTGTATAGCTTACAATGAGACGGACTCCAGCCCCGAACACCGGCTCTGCCAGGACTTTGGCCTCATCCTTTCCGTCTTCTCCTTGTTCTACCTCATGGTGTgcttccccatagggctctgctaCAACGCCCTGCTGGTGGTGGTCCACCTCTCCAATAAGATGTCTATGACCATGCCGGACGTCTACTTCGTCAACATGGCCATCGCTGGCCTGGTCCTCAACCTGGTGGCCCCTGTAGCGCTGCTAGGCCCTAGCTTCACACGATGGCCTGTGTGGGAGTACAACAATGAGATCTACATCACCCTGCTCATCCTCTTCAACGTCTcctccctggtcatcatgtactcCACCACGCTGCTCAGCCTGGACTACTACATCGAGCGAGCGCTGCCGCGCACCTACATGTCCAGCGTGTACAACACCAAGCACGTGTGCGGCTTCATCTGGGGCGGAGCCGTGCTCACCAGCTTCTCCTCGCTGCTCTTCTACGTGTGCAACCACGTCTCCACCAAGATCATCGAGTGCTCCAAAATGCAGAACAAGGAGGCTGCGGACGCCATCATGATGTTCATCGGCTACGTGGTTCCGGCCGTGGCCGTGCTGTATGCTTTCGTGCTCATCCTGCGCATTAGGAAGGAGTCCACCCCGCTGGACCAGGACTCATCCCGGCTGGACCCTTCTATCCACCGGCTGCTGCTGGCCTCTGTCTGCATGCAGTTTGTCCTATGGACCCCGTACTACATGACTCTACTGGTACACACTATAGCCGGGGCGCCGGGGAGCTACGGCAGCAACAACAAACAGCGGTTCACAATTGACTTCTTCCTGAGGTGTCTGTCGGAGCTGCTGGCCTTCTCCAGTAGCTTCGTCATGCCTCTCATGTACAGGCAGATGAACAAGAACTTCTCCCACAAGCTGCAGCGGCTGCTAAAGAGGCTAAACTGCAGGGGCACACCCTGCCCTCACGAACACTCCTCAGTGCAGCAGGTGGCGACGTGA